The proteins below come from a single Prolixibacter sp. NT017 genomic window:
- the metH gene encoding methionine synthase — MTNKYNIQEEIKKRVLVLDGAMGTMIQKYKLEEEDFRGTRFADWKQSLRGNNDLLSIVRPDIIRDIHEEFLEAGADILETNTFNANRISQSDYGMEELVYELNVASVKVAREAAEKYSTPDKPRFVAGSLGPTNKTASMSPDVNDPGFRAVSYNDLKETYREQVEGLLDGGVDLLLVETIFDTLNAKAALMAIDEALEARGIRKPVMVSGTITDASGRTLSGQTVEAFLNSVSHMDLLTIGLNCSLGAKDMRPYLEELGRKAPFYISAYPNAGLPNQFGEYDETPEMMAEQVKGFLDKSTVNIVGGCCGTTPDHIRELAKLAEKARPHEKVHPEVAMRLSGLEPLTVNQMANFINVGERCNVAGSRKFARLIREEKYEEALSIAREMVEGGAQVIDVNLDDAMLDAKKEMVRFLNLLMAEPDIARLPIMIDSSKWEVIEAGLQCLQGKAIVNSISLKEGEEEFKAHAHKIKQYGAAVVVMAFDEDGQADSYERRIQICERAYRILAEDVQFPATDIIFDPNILTVGTGIEEHNNYAIDYIRATKWIKENLPEARVSGGVSNVSFAFRGNNVVREAMHSAFLYHAIKAGMDMGIVNPGMLQIYDEVPKDLLEHVEDVLLNRRPDATERLLEFAEKVKGTGQKEEKKDEWRELPVEKRLEHSLVKGLPDHVEEDLEEILPKFDAALNIIEGPLMDGMNIVGDLFGDGKMFLPQVIKSARVMKKAVAWLQPHIEREKALNGGEVKNRTKVLLATVKGDVHDIGKNIVGVVLACNNIEVIDLGVMVPTEKILAKAEEEKVDLIGLSGLITPSLEEMVLVAREMENRNMNVPLIIGGATTSKIHTAVKIEPEYSEPVVHVKDASRAVGVVQNLVNREQKYIDDIKTEYEGIREFHGNKKPKSYLTFDQAKENAFRPDWKTQPVYTPNFTGVKVFDDYPLEELREYIDWTFFFLAWELRAHFPDVLDDPKMGKEARKLFADANAMLDEIIEKKMLKASGVFGLWPANSVGEDIELYTDESRTEKVGTFHHLRQQTIKKEKGKPNFCLSDFVAPKDSGVKDYCGGFAVTAGIGLEKWVEEYKADHNDYKAIMLEALADRLAEAFAERLHERVRKEFWAYVPDENLTKEELIRVKYQGIRPALGYPACPEHSEKENLFNLLDAEKNTGIKLTEHFAMYPTASVSGQYFAHPDSIYFGVDKVGKEQVEDYARRKNESVEFIEKFLPVNLNYK, encoded by the coding sequence ATGACAAACAAATACAATATACAGGAAGAAATAAAAAAGCGTGTCCTGGTGCTCGATGGAGCCATGGGGACGATGATTCAAAAATACAAGCTGGAAGAGGAAGACTTCCGGGGGACCCGTTTTGCCGACTGGAAACAGTCGTTGAGAGGAAATAACGATCTTCTTTCCATCGTCCGTCCCGATATTATCCGTGATATTCATGAAGAATTTTTGGAAGCCGGTGCCGATATTCTGGAGACCAATACGTTCAATGCCAACCGCATTTCCCAGTCCGATTACGGCATGGAAGAGTTGGTTTACGAACTGAATGTCGCTTCGGTGAAAGTAGCCCGCGAAGCGGCTGAAAAGTATTCAACTCCTGATAAACCCCGTTTTGTTGCTGGATCACTCGGGCCAACAAACAAAACGGCATCCATGTCACCCGATGTGAATGACCCGGGTTTTCGTGCCGTTAGCTATAACGATTTGAAAGAAACCTACCGGGAGCAGGTGGAAGGTTTGCTGGATGGCGGTGTTGATCTGCTGTTGGTCGAAACGATTTTCGATACCCTGAATGCCAAAGCTGCCCTGATGGCCATCGATGAAGCATTGGAAGCACGTGGAATTCGGAAACCCGTGATGGTTTCCGGAACAATTACAGACGCCAGCGGACGAACTCTTTCCGGGCAAACGGTTGAGGCATTCCTTAACTCCGTTTCACACATGGATTTGCTGACCATCGGGCTGAACTGCTCGCTGGGAGCGAAAGACATGCGTCCCTACCTGGAAGAGCTGGGGAGGAAAGCGCCGTTTTACATCAGTGCTTACCCGAACGCCGGATTGCCTAACCAGTTCGGTGAGTACGACGAAACGCCGGAAATGATGGCCGAACAGGTAAAAGGTTTTCTCGACAAAAGCACAGTAAATATCGTAGGCGGTTGCTGTGGTACCACGCCGGACCACATTCGGGAACTGGCGAAACTGGCTGAAAAGGCCCGGCCACATGAAAAGGTGCATCCCGAAGTAGCGATGCGCTTGAGTGGATTAGAGCCTCTTACGGTGAACCAAATGGCGAATTTCATCAACGTGGGAGAGCGTTGTAATGTAGCAGGTTCGCGAAAATTTGCCCGTTTGATTCGGGAAGAAAAGTATGAGGAAGCGCTTTCCATTGCCCGCGAGATGGTGGAAGGTGGTGCCCAGGTTATCGATGTGAACCTTGACGATGCCATGCTTGATGCGAAGAAGGAAATGGTTCGCTTCCTGAATCTCTTAATGGCGGAACCGGATATTGCCCGGCTTCCCATCATGATTGACTCATCCAAGTGGGAAGTGATCGAAGCTGGTCTTCAGTGTTTGCAAGGGAAAGCGATTGTCAACTCCATCAGTCTGAAAGAAGGCGAAGAAGAATTTAAGGCACATGCCCATAAAATAAAGCAGTACGGAGCAGCAGTTGTTGTGATGGCTTTCGACGAAGATGGTCAGGCCGACTCGTACGAGCGCCGCATTCAAATATGTGAGCGGGCTTATCGTATTCTTGCGGAAGATGTTCAATTCCCGGCAACGGATATTATTTTCGATCCAAACATATTAACAGTTGGAACCGGTATAGAAGAGCATAACAATTATGCGATCGATTATATCCGCGCAACGAAATGGATTAAGGAAAATCTGCCGGAAGCTCGGGTAAGTGGCGGTGTGTCCAATGTATCGTTCGCTTTCCGCGGAAACAATGTAGTCCGGGAAGCGATGCACTCGGCATTCCTGTATCATGCCATTAAGGCTGGAATGGACATGGGGATCGTCAACCCGGGAATGCTGCAGATATACGACGAAGTTCCGAAAGACTTGTTGGAACATGTTGAAGACGTATTGCTGAACCGTCGTCCCGATGCTACGGAGCGGTTACTGGAATTTGCCGAGAAGGTAAAAGGCACCGGACAGAAAGAGGAGAAGAAAGACGAATGGCGCGAACTTCCCGTGGAGAAACGATTGGAACATTCGCTGGTGAAAGGACTTCCGGATCATGTGGAAGAGGATCTCGAAGAAATCCTTCCGAAATTCGATGCCGCGCTCAATATCATCGAAGGTCCGCTGATGGACGGAATGAACATCGTAGGCGACCTGTTTGGTGATGGAAAAATGTTTCTTCCTCAGGTGATTAAATCAGCCCGTGTGATGAAAAAAGCGGTTGCCTGGCTACAACCACACATCGAACGGGAAAAAGCCCTGAATGGCGGCGAAGTGAAGAACCGAACCAAAGTTTTGCTGGCTACGGTGAAAGGTGATGTACACGACATTGGTAAAAATATAGTCGGGGTGGTGTTGGCCTGTAATAACATAGAGGTGATTGATCTGGGCGTTATGGTCCCGACGGAAAAGATTCTGGCAAAAGCTGAAGAAGAGAAAGTCGATTTGATAGGTCTAAGTGGCTTGATTACACCTTCGCTGGAGGAGATGGTGCTGGTCGCCCGTGAAATGGAAAACCGAAACATGAATGTACCGCTGATTATTGGTGGTGCAACGACGTCAAAAATTCATACAGCGGTAAAAATTGAGCCGGAATACAGTGAACCCGTAGTTCACGTGAAAGATGCATCACGCGCTGTTGGGGTGGTACAAAACCTGGTCAACCGTGAACAAAAATACATCGACGATATCAAAACCGAGTACGAAGGAATTCGCGAGTTCCACGGAAATAAGAAGCCGAAATCGTACCTGACGTTTGACCAAGCGAAGGAAAATGCCTTCCGTCCCGACTGGAAGACACAACCAGTTTACACGCCCAATTTTACAGGTGTGAAAGTTTTTGACGATTATCCGCTGGAAGAATTGCGCGAATATATCGACTGGACCTTCTTCTTCCTGGCCTGGGAGCTTCGGGCACATTTCCCGGATGTGTTGGACGATCCGAAAATGGGTAAAGAAGCGCGCAAATTATTTGCCGATGCCAATGCTATGCTCGATGAAATTATAGAGAAGAAAATGTTGAAGGCGAGCGGCGTCTTTGGCTTGTGGCCGGCCAACTCGGTAGGCGAAGATATCGAATTGTACACCGATGAATCGCGGACCGAAAAAGTAGGTACTTTCCATCATCTGCGTCAGCAAACTATCAAAAAGGAAAAGGGTAAACCCAACTTTTGTCTGAGCGATTTTGTAGCGCCCAAGGATAGCGGCGTGAAAGATTACTGCGGAGGATTTGCCGTGACTGCCGGAATCGGTTTGGAGAAATGGGTGGAGGAGTACAAAGCTGATCACAACGATTATAAGGCCATCATGTTGGAAGCGCTGGCTGATCGTCTGGCCGAGGCTTTCGCCGAAAGACTGCACGAAAGAGTTCGTAAAGAGTTTTGGGCGTATGTTCCGGATGAAAATTTAACAAAAGAAGAATTGATTCGGGTCAAGTACCAGGGAATCCGTCCGGCATTGGGTTATCCGGCCTGTCCGGAACACTCGGAGAAAGAGAATCTGTTCAATCTGTTGGATGCCGAGAAAAATACCGGTATTAAGCTCACCGAGCATTTTGCCATGTACCCGACAGCCTCGGTTAGCGGACAATATTTTGCACATCCCGACTCCATCTATTTTGGTGTGGATAAAGTAGGTAAAGAGCAGGTGGAAGATTACGCGCGACGGAAAAATGAATCGGTTGAATTCATCGAGAAGTTCCTTCCGGTGAATTTGAATTACAAATAA